From the genome of Nicotiana tabacum cultivar K326 chromosome 17, ASM71507v2, whole genome shotgun sequence:
tgaaaaataaattttgcgggactcaaaaatagtcggttttttggtcgattttttgaccgaccaaaccTTGATcgatttttgccgaatttctagtagtgcaaCCCTGCGGGCAATGTGAAAGACTTGTGGCAAAACTCGAAACCTACTTAGATTTGTGGatcaaagaaaaaagagagggaaGAATGGCCACGATATAATGTACAAGTCATAAGTATGTGAGACTTGGATCCCGTATTTTAGTACATAGGGAAAAGAGTAAAAGCTGTGTATGCTATGACCTGGGACCTTAACGGAGAACGATACATACTAAATGTGAGAAGGACGAAAAAGCGCCCGTCAACGCAAGTATACAAAAAACTGCACATAGAAGTAGTCAGTGACTAAGAATGGCCCCAATTCTTACTGTACATATATAGAGGAAGTACTAAGAAATGGCCCTCAACTGCTGTATTTTGTCTTGTGGTTTGTACCAAAAACCTGTGGCCCTAAACGAGACATTAACTACCAGGCACTGCACTGTATCCTATCCAATCACTACTCGACAACACAACAACCCCCAAACCACTCTTGTTTTCACTTTATCTTTTGTTGCCCTTTCATTTCATTCAATTCAGACACCCCCCAACCCCTACACCTTTGTCCTCGTGTTTCTTCTCCATATACTTCCTAATTTAATTTCACTAATCCAAACACAACTCTTTTCATCATTTACATGGTAAGGGACAACCTTAATTGGTCCTCTCTTTTTCCAACCTTAGTATCCGCCAAATTCTTTAAATGCACCAAGATGGCAGCCGACATGATTCAATAATACTTAGGAATACAATTAGTTATAACCTTTGAATAATTATCAATCACCCATAACCTTGATTCTCTACCACTTTCTTTCTTGAGGAATAAACTCCTTTTTGATTTAGGGTTTTTCTTCTTCACTTTTGTTGCTtccaaataaatataattttttgtttgtttgttttgaccATCACCATATTTGAAATTCTTCCATGGGAAGAGGTAGGGTTCAGCTGAAGCGGATCGAGAACAAGATCAGCAGGCAAGTCACCTTCTCAAAGAGGCGTTCTGGATTGTTGAAGAAAGCAAATGAGATCTCCGTTTTGTGTGATGCTGatgttgccttgattgttttctCCACCAAAGGCAAGCTCTTTGAGTACTCATCTGAGTCCAGGTATTCCTTAACTTTTATCTTGTACCGAATATTAAATCAAACTCAAAGATACCAAAGAGAAACGGgagattaaagaaaataatcTAATTCTGGTTATACACTAAAAATTGGTAGTATGATATATATTTCCTAAACTAATTACCGACTCGAACCGTTGATGCAGTCATGCActaatttcaaaagttttctctATGTTCAGTTAAACTCATTATTTTCTTTCTCATATAATCATTATACCCTTTTATCATTATGTGCGATTTATACCAATTTCACTAGAGTACTAAAGTTTAAGTGATTGATGACTTCGTTTTGAGCCATCGCCATGTATCTTATACGTAATAATGAAAAGTGACGGAGTTCTTAATCTACAAAGCATTGAAGCTTATTTATGTCAGACGAACCAACCAGAAAGGTAAAACAAAAAGACAGTTTGATGTTACCTTAATTCCTAACCACATAAATATGTTACTTCTTCTATGCTTCAAACTTTTTGCAGGTTGTCATGTTGGTACTTTCGTTCTTAGACAATTTTTGACATTATTACGTTGCACTTATAAATCACATGCACCAAGAAAAGAGATTTAGAAGTACAACTATATATTGTCAGATGTAATTAACCATCAATGTTCCTGTGTTATACACTGATATTCAACCCCAGTACTGTTTACTCTTTAGTCTGTTTGTCTCTGAAAGAACTGAGAAGTTGTAGCTTGTTGGGGAGCTTTTGATTATTTGGAAATTCAAATCGGAATAAAGGGAGAAAAAAGTCAGACTAAAGAAAAAGCTGACGAAGAGCGTTTCACCTTTAATGTTAAGAGAGTGTTGAATTTAGGCGAGACCAAGACAATCTGTGTCTGAAATGGAGATCCTAGAGCCTTGTGCCTCTTTGTCAGTTCATTCATTATTAATACGAGGAACTCTCTCAGTGACGCGTGGGATCATATATAATCTTATGTGCAGTTTAAGTTCAACacatatataaaaaattacattATTAAATTACCGGAAAAATAAAATCATATGTAAATATTACTCCTAATAACAAATGAGATTAGTAATTTCAAAAAAAGGTAGATAATTTGCCTATACACATTAAAATACAATGATAGTGTAAGAGTTTTTGTACTATTATCATATATATACCATTAATCTTAACCTAGTTAAAACTAACTGTGACAGGAGATCGTTTCTATACATATTGTTTTGTATTGcacgaagcaaaatataaaaaccTCTTCATTTGTCATCGCTAAACCATGTCGTATCACTTTGCGAGTACCAAGTATCTTTGTGACAAAGATAGGAAAGTCTTTTTTCCTTGCCTTCAATGGTACCTAGCAACAACATAAGGAGAATCAAATTTCCTTTAAGAAAATTAAACGAATTACCCAAACATGTTTAGAGCTCTCCTCAACCTACCAGAACTAGAAGATTCTATCTGATTGCCTCTCGAAAGCAAGGAGTCATTCGATAACATTGCTTcccatttcaacaacaacaataataaaaaatccaATTTAATCCCACAAGTGGATTCTAAGAAGGATAtatagtgtatacgcagaccttaaccTACGTTGAGAAGGTAGAGAAGATGCTTCCGATAGATAATCGACTCAAGGAAAGATGAAAAAACAAGTAGTAGCAACCGGTAGTAAATATCAACAATGTAGCAAGAAATCCGAAGCGAAAGAAACATAAGGTAGTAATAAAAATCTAAATATAAGAACATACAATTCTAATACTAATTATACTAATACTACTGGTATGGATAAGAAAAATGCACAACTACATACTAACCTTTTATCCTAATTCTCGTCCTCCACTCCTTTCTATTTTGTCTCAGTGATATCTCAAGGCAACTATCTACAGTTAAATTCAATCTTAtgtagaaaaaaagaagagattttAAGATTGAGAATGTGTAGGGAAGGGCATTCCTTTTGATAGTTTCTCCTCCAGTGGCCTGGTTTATTCTAAACTTTAATTTTTGTACTCCATCTTTTTTTCTACTTTCTTATGTTCTTTGTTGATCTTCAAAGTGTTTTCTGTGTAGCATGGAAAATATTCTGGAAAGATATGAAAGCTACTCATATGCAGAGAGAAAGTTGAATGCAAATGACTCTGATCCCATGGTAATCCGCAAATACTTCATAATTTTgcttaacttttttctttttcttgatttgtCCGTTGAGTTTTGTCATTGTTGGCAATAAAAAAAGTGGTACCATGAGCTAGCCCTGATTCTGAAACCCTCATTTGGAAGTTAGAGAAAGAGTACTTGTAAATACTAATTGGCACattttaaacttcatgaaatatatattagtttatttaaaGTTATATTTCAAGTGAAATACTGTTTTGCAATcacaaactttcaactttcacaAACTTTCTTCCCAGCAAAGTTCGTCATGTTTAGAACACAGTATCAACTTCCACAATATAATTTTTTCTACTACAGCTTCAAATACTCTTCTTTTAAGTTCTATTGAGATATTGTCTAAACGCCTACTGAGATCCgctctctttatttattttctagtCTTGGTTTTCCTTATATATTGACTCTATTGATGCATTATTGTAGGAAAATTGGACTCTGGAGTACCCGAAGCTCATGTCAAGGATTGAACTTATACAAAGAAACATAAGGTACTACTTCTTTTAAGATCAAGCACAAGTATTCATATATAGTGTTACACGACCAGATTCTACTGAATTTATAATTATGAGTTTGGTATACAAAACCAAGAATAACATAGTTTAAAACTTCACACGAGTAGCAAGTTTAAAACTTCACATGAGTAACATTAATTCTTGCTGTAGTCATATAAAATCTGTGTTTACTTCAAAATTTGTAGGCATTATACGGGCCAGGATCTGGACCCTCTTAGTTTGAGAGAGCTACAGAGTTTAGAGCAACAGATTGATACAGCATTGAAGCGAATACGAAGCAGGAAGGTGAGCATTATACACCAACAATAGCATAGTTTAAAACTTCAAATGAGTAGCATTAGTTCCGGCTGCTTATTAATTACGTACTGGGATTAAACTTATATACTGACactgaatttattttttacattttCCGTATATATAACATGTTTTAGCACACGTCTTATTTTCCAGAttattaattttagtttttaataaCGATTACATGTTTCTTTTAAAGTAACATGACAGTGTAAATATTCTACACTGTCAACGAAtggaaataaatttttttattgttataaTATTGGCATAAGCTAGTTCTCAACAAGTATGTCGCTTGAATATGCAGAACCAACTGATGCACGAGTCCATTTCTGAGCTGCAGAAAAAGGTAATGATACTCCGTCTAGTTATACTTATTATAATTCTGCTACCAtagaatatttttaaaaaaataacatttGTACTGTCACTTTTGTATCTGCTATATCTATAATGCAAATAAATCTTCCACTATGAGCTGAGGGTTTTGACTAGTTTTGCACATTATGGCAGGAGAAAGCACTGCAAGAACAAAACAATTCGATGACTAAGAAGGTACACCACGTACGACCTGTTTCCTAACATCTTAAGATTGATGTTACATGTCGAAATTCAACTCGGTAGTATCCTTGTGTGCTCATTAAACATTTGAACTGAAAACAGCTGAAAGACAAAGAGAAGATGCAAAGTGGGCAAACACAACCCAATTCAGGCCAAAACTCAGCAACCTTTATGCTACCTCAGCAGCCTCCACCACAATCTCACCAACTTCCTAACCTAACAATTgggtactctctctctctcacacacacacacacacatgtgaCAATGTTCATCGACAATATATGGTATTATtagtaacttgaaaaataatgCTACAATTTATTAACTAACACTTATAGTTGTGAAGTTGGTTATAAGATATtagaatatataaataaaatcctaCAGTTTTGTGTTAAAACATGTACTACTACATAAAGTTTGGTGAAACCATTGTGAAATTCTTTAAATATCAAAAACTGATAAATAATCAAAGTTTATAAATAATGTCAGTGGACCATTTGAAGCAACAAGGGTAAGGAACACAGATGGAGGTCAAGCTCGCTATGGTTCTAATTCCCTGGTGCCGCCATGGATGATCCGCCATGTCAACACAGAAGGGTGAAAACAAGATGTAATATTGGCTGTGTTGTAGATGTACTCGATCGCTCACACGACAGTACGTAGGCATTGCTTCTGCAACAGCTAGATTAATATAGTTGTCCATGTCTATCTGTATATGTTCCAAACAATGAATTCATTTTCCAGCTTGTATGGTATGGATCATTATCGCCATGAATGATAAATGTAGCCTTATCTCAGCCGCTTTTTTAGAGCATATGATATACGTAATAAAACTctcatccttcattttttttccctttcttgagTTTCCTTATTTGTCAATTAAGAAGGTTAAACTGGCAGTGTATCTGAAATATATTCCTTTAGCACAGAAAGATTAAGAAATTAAGGTTAGACCATAAGGTAATAAGCTTTTAGTTATACTCAGTAAATATTTATTTACATTcttttgttgatcaccttactgtcttgttgtttttatATGTCTTTTTTGTACTGTCTCTTTTTGTCTATAGTGCTTATGcttttctgagccgagggtctattggaaacaacctctctattctcacaaggtaggggtaaggtctgcgtacacactactcttcTAGATGTAGAATAATACTAGCTATGTTGTTGTTGCAAATGATTTCTAAGTTTGTATAATTTTGGCAATTGTTTTTACATCTCTGTCGGGTAAATATTAACCTCAATAGGTCCTCAAGTAATTAAAATAGGGACCTAGTCCGAGGAACAAAAGAAGTATCGATTGAGAAACCAGCATACTTTCATTTTTCTCATCTCCTTAGACGATCCAATTTTCAGCTCCTTTTTGCCATGTTGAAAAGATGGGCCGAGCTTAATTTGACCTAGATATACTATAATAGAAACCTATTTATCAGCTTTATTTAGATTCTTTATTAGTTActttatatatctatatttacaagttatatacaaaatcataaaaaagaagaaaattcaagatcTCTTAAATTTAGCCTATCAGTCACATGACACTCACCCTCATTTCCAATAATCCCTACATTTAAGATTATGTTCTTTTTCcaaagaattttaaaaatattttctctattaATAATCACCCAAAATCTCTCTTAATTTCTTATACCCATTGTTACCCCCAAAATTAtagatttttttccttttcccttttccaAAGCTTTTCAAACccaattttcctttttcttactaATCACCCAAAATTTCTCTCTTTTATTGATACAATGCAAACGAAATTCAGAATACTGCTCTAGAATCAAGTTGTGGGTAAATTTTgaatcttgttttctttctttctaaaatctTTATTATATGTGACTtgtatatgatacatcaatacccAAAACAATACTTGATATAATACTAATACAATTATAGTACGATTATATTAGATTTTAGTGTAGAgttgtgattgaaacttgaagaagatgaagatcataattgtatcacaatttttcagaaatgtatcacgattgtattataattgtatatgtatCATAATTGTTGATGGAATTGTATTATaaatgtatgataattgtatattcaTTGTATATTGTTACGAGCAGTTGTGAGTTCGTGACGAATTTCACAATTTGTATCACAAAtatatgataattatatattaatttattagtattgtatcGGGTATTATTTTGGGTATTAATGTACCATATATATAGATACAATtgtgatacaaatatgatacaatTGTGTTTTATGCATTGATGTATCTGATACAATTCAAATACAATTATGATATAGTTATCATACAATTCCTgaatatttctttattttcagtgTTGTCTAATCTCCCAGCAAAAGAACGATACAATTGAtgattttttaataatataaagttgTCGGGAATGATGGGAAGAGAGAAGATGAAAATTCTGGGAGTAAATTAagggattttgatgtaaaaaaaaaaaaggaggagagagaagaggagagggaaaaagaaaaaaagaaaatgatgtAATTGAATCTCTTAATTGAAGGTACTAATAATGGAGTGTGAGCCTTTTAAGGAGCAATCTACATAATTGGTAAGAAAAACCTATATACTTATTAAAAACTACAAAACATAGAGAAGATAGGTAATTAAGTTTCTAATATAGTATAATTAGCTAAAAATCCCAAATTGAAGTCGTCATAACAGTGACAAAAGGCGTTACAGAGTGAGCAGGAATTATTAATGTTAGTATAATTAGCTAAAAATCCCAAATTGAAGTCGTCATAACAGTGACAAAAGGCGTTACAGAGCGagcagaaattattaatgttattagtatatatatatatatataaaacccgTAATTGAACAAAAATATAGCAAGTAAAACATTCAGGTTGAACACTAATTTTGCTAATGAGATATTGTTTGCTAGCTTCCAAAGTGCCAAAAGTATTAACACCAACAAATGATTTCCATTCAAAAGTACTCCAGTTATCTGAGAAAGAACAAACATGAAACTTTTATAATCCAAAAAGATAATTCCAAATAGAACAAATTGATTCAAATTAACATATTCACGAGATGGAAACTCGAGCATCACATCGCACTAACGTAAAAAAAGGGGGCGAACTGAAGAcggaattttctcaaaaatattaaCTAATTTAGAGTTGGGTTAAATGTACACGTTTATTACCATATACAATTTATTTCCAATTAAAACCTGCCAATCTAATAATGAAGCACCACACTACGACgagataatacatgtgatgaaGAAATAATGGGCGTTCTCACTATTGAATTACACGAATTCAAGATTCAACCCCAACTGGGGAGTACGTGATATTACTTTGACACTATCAATGGCTTCACGTACCATACTCGTCATCATTGTAGTAATGCTCCCTGTAAATGCAAACAAAGAGATGAAAAAAGTTACGACAATGAGAATTCAGATAGCCGACCCCCACTTTCTTGGGGTTGACCCAGTAATTGTTGTAAAAAGAGCTGAGACAATGATGCAGCATAAACAAGGAGAAAAAGAAGATGCCCGACAAAGAGGACGAGGAAGGCAAGGAAGCTTTATAATAAGACgaggttttaaaccttgaaagaACCAGCAACTGTTTTAAATAGAAGGATTCAACAGCATATATGCTTCACTAGTATTTCTACCTCAATCTTTCACAAAGTCGTGCTAAAGCATCAGCTCCTGTTCTCGAGGCAATATCTTCAACCTCCAAAGCATTGGATACATTCACAGTTTCTGCAAGCTGAAACTCGCACAACTCCTTCAGCGAACATGCATCTGTCAACACTGCTGAATGTCCACCACCAGCAGCCATTTTGCGGACCTCCCCAACACACCTGAAAAAACCAGTGCTTGAATTAGAAATGACATTGTATCAAACAAATTTCAAGACCTAGTTAAGCAATAGGCTCTCATGAAACATACCAATCAACTGGTGACGGATACCAGGCATATGTCGACTTCTCATTAGCCGCTTGACCGTAGCAATTGTAACCCCATCCATGTATTCGTCCATCTTTAGCAGAAATAAGTGTGTGTGAATGCCCACAAGCAACAAGTTGCACACCATCAGGAACAACCAAAACTGGTATATTCCGGAGCATCATCTCAGATTCATTGAGTTTGCATGAAAAGAATCCATTTAGGGGACCAACTCCCAATTGTCCAGCCTGACCACCGCCCCAAGCATAAAGAGCCCCTTTTGCAGTCACGGCACAGCTATGAACACCACCACAGGCAACATCTTTTATAATTATGCCATCAAGGGCAACTACACGCCTAGGTAAAAGTTCCTTGTCACCTGACTGAAGGGAACAATGCCCAAGTTGTCCCATGCTTCCCAGTCCCCATGTATAGCTGTAGATAGTCAAAATGACTTTAAGATAAGTCTGCGAGCATCAAAATCATACGAAATGGACGGGGAAGCAGAAAAGAAATCACATGATCTATAGCAGCTGTTGATGAGTAAAACACAACCATCACTAAGTGGTATGATACTTCAAGGAATAAAAGAAAGAGCAGAAAAAAGTGAAAGCGAAGAGTCAAATGGTCAATCCAAGAAGCAGACCAGGTAATGCAGTTTTCAATTTGGAGAACAGAAATTCATTACATCAACGTCATTCCTTGACACAGCTTTTAATTCTTCACTATAAAAAAGGCACTAAATGAAAGCAAAGATTCCAATGAAATATaagaaatcaaacaaaaaaaaaagcctTGGAACAAATTTATCAGCTTTAGTCCACTAGCCCTGTGGGTCGTTAAGTCCAAAAAGGTTAATGAGCGGTACAACAGAGAGATGGCAGATCATCATGAAGATACATGTAGTGATGCTTCTTATTCATTTGATGAGGGGTCAATGACTAACTCAGACCCACAATGACTCAGAAACTTTAATTTTTACCTGACAAGCAAGGTTGCAGTAGTGGCAAGAGCATTTACCAAGTGGTTGGGAGTTTTCTTGACCACCGGAAAGGGTCATCATTGGATTCTAGTTAAGAACGTTCGTGGGAGCGGGGTTGGGGGTTTTCACCATAACACGAAAAAAGTTCAATTTTTACCATAAATTCCTATCAACATAGGAAAGAACAAGCAAGGACGAGAACTTAGCTTTTACTATGGCATACACAAATGATAGTATGCTATTATAAGGGGTCCTTTGGAAGGAAATTTCTTATCTCAAAGAGCTTTGTGATAAAGATTCCTTCTTAAATTGGAAACTGAAATAACTAAACTCTAATCTTCTACAgcttttcttttttgataagtATCTTCTACAGCTTTTTAACGTGTAGTTGTTCTACTGTGGGCGAGGTCCCTCTGCTCTAAGCCTCTATCTCTCTTCTTTTaatgtgcgtgtgtgtgtgtgtttatggATGTGGTAGTTTCTAGGAATACTGTCTAACAAAATCCTGTAATTGAAACCAGAAGTCATGCTCGCAAATGTAATATTTTAGCAAGGACCAGGCTTTCGATgattcaaaagaaaataagagaagttTCACAAATGGGCAAAACAAATCCTGCAAATCAAGTAGTGTGTATCTTTATGGTTCATTTTCCCAGACATCCACCTCCACTTGTGCCATGCAGATAACCACAATTCTCATGCTTCGCATCAAAACTTATCTCCATCAAGAAAGGTCCAATGAACACTTACACATCGCCTTTCTCTGAAATAGCTGCAGTATGGTACTCCCCGCATGACACTTGGGTAATCTTCACAAGTTCAGGGGCTTCATCGAGAAATTTAGCATATCCATTAATTACACGAGGGCCTTGAAGGCCTTCAGATGTAACACCTCTCCCAAGCTGACCATATTCATTATAGCCTGCTTTACCAGAGCAGTGACAAAATTTTCATTAACACATGACACAATATGTTTTTATCTCTATCGCTGTGTAAGCTGATAGAGAATGTACACatgaaaaatagaaataaaaaacaCGGATCCATACACTTATTCAACGACTTCATCAAAATTACCGGGAGGATATATTAAGCATAGAATGGTATATACAGGTGAATCAAGAAAGTGCAAATTACCCCAAGCTTGCAGTAAGCCTTCTTCTGATAAAGCCACAACATGAACAGCACCACAAGAAACTTGGCGGATAACCTGAACAAAATGGAAGAGCATATAAATACCAGAAAACTTGTTGCACAATGCGATGCCAAGTCGCTTCTTGTATAAGGAGACCCCGAATTAAATCATTTGCACGTAATAACCAAAGTATATAAGTTATACATGCATATGGTGTATTCATGATAAATATTTTGCACGTAATAACCAATAAATCTGTTTGCAAAATATCAAATGTAAATATGCTTGCACACAACACAAAAAATGATTATTTAAAACTTGATCAAACCTAAGCCTCAACCCAATAAAAACCGTGCTTTTAGATGGCTAGCAACTtcatacaaaaaagaaaaagcttgTAGGCGTAGATCAGATAGACTTCAGGAAAAAGTAAGACTGCTACCATAACATAAATGCAACTAGATAAATGGTTAAGCCCAGCTGGTACCACACAGAAGTGATACATTTGCACGAGAACAGAGAAATATCCTCCAAAGCAAATTCTCAAGACAGAGTTCATACCGTAGAAGGAGCGAAGGCACCCCAAAAGAGTCGTGGATAGTTGGATCCCTGCACAGAATAATATGGGCAAAAGAATTGTGACCTCAAAAAAACAAGGTAACTGTTGAATCTGAAGGTtttagtataatcccactagtggggtctgggccCTCAAATAAACAAGGTAACTGTTAAATCTGAAGGTTTTGTGAGACTGACCTGGTTCTGTCCCCACACCCAAAGTCTCCGAATTGACATGGTACCATCATTTTCACGTGGTTCTGAAATAGCAGCAGTGCAATGTGCCCCACATGAAATGCTAATAACAAATTCAGATTGTAATTGCTTCACTTTCTTGGGGTGCTTCCTAGCACTTTCAGTTCCATCACCCAGCTGACCAAATTCGTTAGCCCCTGTTTGAAAGTATAAAAATTAGGAGCGTTCTATAAATTATTTCATGTCGCAATGAGAAGTTAATACCACTCTCCTACAGGAAAAGCAACTTCCTCCCGAACAAAAGCAGGACCAAGCTTCTGAAATCACTTGTCTAATAACTAAAAGTCTAGGTACTTCCCAAAGAGGTAAACTTTACAAGTAAAATGAACTGTTCGATATCAACTTAAATCGCATAAAGTGGCAACGTCTTCTTTGCAGCATATCTCTTTGATTAAAGGAACATAAAACAACTAACAGGTAATTTATTTGAGTAGAAAAT
Proteins encoded in this window:
- the LOC107789626 gene encoding agamous-like MADS-box protein FUL-L isoform X2, with amino-acid sequence MGRGRVQLKRIENKISRQVTFSKRRSGLLKKANEISVLCDADVALIVFSTKGKLFEYSSESSMENILERYESYSYAERKLNANDSDPMENWTLEYPKLMSRIELIQRNIRHYTGQDLDPLSLRELQSLEQQIDTALKRIRSRKNQLMHESISELQKKEKALQEQNNSMTKKLKDKEKMQSGQTQPNSGQNSATFMLPQQPPPQSHQLPNLTIGGPFEATRVRNTDGGQARYGSNSLVPPWMIRHVNTEG
- the LOC107789628 gene encoding ultraviolet-B receptor UVR8; this translates as MDINEIFGESRRPVSLPNKSAIYVWGYNHSGQTGRRDKERSLRIPKQLPPELFGCPAGGNSRWLDIACGREHTAAVASDGSLFTWGANEFGQLGDGTESARKHPKKVKQLQSEFVISISCGAHCTAAISEPRENDGTMSIRRLWVWGQNQGSNYPRLFWGAFAPSTVIRQVSCGAVHVVALSEEGLLQAWGYNEYGQLGRGVTSEGLQGPRVINGYAKFLDEAPELVKITQVSCGEYHTAAISEKGDVYTWGLGSMGQLGHCSLQSGDKELLPRRVVALDGIIIKDVACGGVHSCAVTAKGALYAWGGGQAGQLGVGPLNGFFSCKLNESEMMLRNIPVLVVPDGVQLVACGHSHTLISAKDGRIHGWGYNCYGQAANEKSTYAWYPSPVDWCVGEVRKMAAGGGHSAVLTDACSLKELCEFQLAETVNVSNALEVEDIASRTGADALARLCERLREHYYNDDEYGT
- the LOC107789626 gene encoding agamous-like MADS-box protein FUL-L isoform X1; protein product: MGRGRVQLKRIENKISRQVTFSKRRSGLLKKANEISVLCDADVALIVFSTKGKLFEYSSESSMENILERYESYSYAERKLNANDSDPMENWTLEYPKLMSRIELIQRNIRHYTGQDLDPLSLRELQSLEQQIDTALKRIRSRKNQLMHESISELQKKEKALQEQNNSMTKKVHHLKDKEKMQSGQTQPNSGQNSATFMLPQQPPPQSHQLPNLTIGGPFEATRVRNTDGGQARYGSNSLVPPWMIRHVNTEG